Proteins encoded in a region of the Perca fluviatilis chromosome 6, GENO_Pfluv_1.0, whole genome shotgun sequence genome:
- the adra1aa gene encoding adrenoceptor alpha 1Aa yields MFPASDAMTPAPLTQNCSNCSQALVADLNVVKAVVLGLVLGGIILFGIVGNILVILSVVCHRHLRTVTHYFIVNLAVADLLLSSTVLPFSAILEIVERWVFGRVFCDVWAAVDVLCCTASIMSLCVISVDRYIGVSYPLRYPTIVTKRRALLAVLLLWALSVVISIGPLFGWKEPAPEDESICKITEEPGYAIFSAVGSFYLPLAVILAMYCRVYVVAHRESRDLREGHKTEKSDSERVTLRMHRGNAAASEDESLRSRTHFALRLLKFSREKKAAKTLGIVVGCFVLCWLPFFLALPIGSIFPAYRPSDTVFKITFWLGYFNSCINPIIYPCSNQEFNKAFQSLLAVRCLRKTPRSQHRHLSAGQSLAPGHGQTLTLGLDGRAAPSRLSPSSSTALSRTPSSRDSREWRGSVSGETSRDKVAKLCSKSFHRTCCCFPNCSAPTPARNLPTIKIHQLSLSDRGEPV; encoded by the exons ATGTTTCCCGCGTCGGACGCCATGACCCCGGCTCCTCTGACGCAGAACTGCTCCAACTGCAGCCAGGCTTTAGTCGCAGACCTCAACGTGGTCAAAGCCGTGGTTCTGGGCCTCGTTCTGGGCGGCATCATTCTGTTTGGAATCGTGGGAAACATCCTGGTAATCCTCTCCGTGGTTTGCCATCGCCACCTGCGCACAGTCACGCACTATTTCATCGTGAACCTAGCCGTGGCCGACCTGCTTCTGAGCTCCACCGTCCTGCCGTTCTCCGCCATTCTGGAGATCGTGGAGCGCTGGGTGTTCGGGCGGGTTTTTTGCGACGTTTGGGCGGCCGTGGACGTTCTCTGCTGCACCGCCTCCATCATGAGCCTCTGCGTGATCTCGGTCGACCGCTACATCGGCGTCAGCTACCCTCTGCGCTACCCGACGATCGTGACGAAGCGCAGGGCGCTGCTGGCCGTGCTGCTGCTCTGGGCGCTGTCCGTGGTCATCTCTATCGGACCTCTGTTCGGCTGGAAGGAGCCCGCGCCCGAAGACGAATCCATCTGCAAGATAACGGAGGAGCCGGGCTACGCTATCTTCTCCGCGGTGGGATCTTTCTACCTCCCGCTGGCGGTCATCCTGGCGATGTACTGCCGCGTTTACGTGGTCGCCCACAGGGAGAGCCGAGACCTGAGGGAGGGCCACAAGACCGAGAAGTCGGATTCGGAGCGAGTCACGCTCAGGATGCACCGAGGCAACGCGGCCGCGTCCGAGGACGAGTCGCTCCGCAGCCGCACGCACTTCGCCCTGCGGCTGCTCAAGTTCTCGCGTGAGAAGAAGGCCGCCAAGACGTTGGGCATCGTGGTCGGCTGCTTCGTGTTGTGCTGGTTGCCCTTTTTCCTGGCGCTTCCCATCG GCTCCATCTTTCCCGCGTACCGACCTTCAGACACCGTGTTCAAGATCACCTTCTGGCTCGGCTACTTCAACAGCTGCATCAACCCCATCATCTACCCCTGCTCCAACCAGGAGTTCAACAAGGCTTTCCAGAGCTTACTGGCAGTGCGCTGCCTGAGAAAGACCCCCAGATCGCAGCATCGGCACCTGAGCGCCGGCCAGAGCCTCGCGCCGGGCCACGGCCAGACCCTGACCCTGGGATTGGACGGCAGGGCGGCGCCGAGTCGCCTCAGCCCGTCATCTTCTACGGCGCTGTCCCGGACGCCGTCGTCCAGGGATAGCCGGGAGTGGAGAGGGTCCGTCTCGGGCGAGACGAGCCGAGATAAAGTGGCCAAACTCTGCAGTAAAAGCTTCCACCGAACCTGCTGCTGCTTCCCTAACTGCTCCGCGCCCACTCCCGCCAGAAACCTTCCCACCATCAAAATCCACCAGCTGTCGCTGTCGGACAGAGGAGAGCCCGTATAG